The DNA sequence TCTTCAGCAAGATGGCGATCGTCACCTTCGGCGGCGCCTATGCCGTACTGGCCTATGTCGCGCAGCAGGCAGTCGACCAGTACCACTGGGTGACCGCCGGCGAGATGCTCGACGGCCTGGGCATGGCCGAGACCACGCCCGGCCCACTGATCATGGTGACGCAGTTCGTTGGCTTCCTCGCCGCCCATCGCGCGCCCGGCGGTTTGCATCCCCTGCTCGCGGCGACCCTTGGCGGCCTGCTGACCACCTGGGTGACCTTCGCGCCCTGCTTCCTGTGGATCTTCTTCGGCGCGCCCTTCGTCGAGGCGTTGCGCGGCAACCGGGCGCTCTCGGCAGCGCTGGGCGCGATCACCGCGGCGGTGGTCGGCGTGATCCTCAACCTCGCGGTCTGGTTCGCGCTGCAGGTGCTGTTCAAGAGCCACGTGCCCGTGGGCTGGCTCGGCATGTCGCTGCAGGCGCCGGTGCTGTCGTCGGTCGACTGGCCGTCGCTTGCGCTCGCGGCGGCCGCGGCCATCGCGGTGTTCCGCTTCAAGGCCGGGATGATCCCGGTGCTGCTGGCCAGCAGCCTGGCCGGCATCGCCTGGCACTTCCTTCGTGGCGCGCTCTGACGGCTTCAGGCAGCGGTCTTGTGCGCGCGGCCCATGCCATTGAACAGGTCAAGCATGCGGCCGATCCAGCCGTGCAGCGGGTCGTCGCCGGCCAGCAGCGGCACGGCGCAAACGGTCCGCACCCACATGAAGGCGCCCATCACGGTGTAGTCCGGATAGGCAGGCGCGGCACCGGAAATGAACGGCTGGTCGCGCAGTTGCTGGCGCAGCGGCTCGAGCGTTGCGCGCAGCGCCGGAATGCGCTGCTCGCGCGCGGCGCTCTGCGCCGCCTCCAGGCTCGTGCCCAGGCGCTTCTCGCGGCTCTCGCGGAAGTACGCCTGGTCGGCGGGATGGGCGGCGGCATGGATGTCGGCGACGACCAGCGGGAACAGCGCGCCGTGCAGGGTGACATTGGTCCAGGCGGCGACAAAACGCGCGAACGCCTTGCCGCGTTCGCCGCCCAGCAGCGCCGGGCCGTCGGTATAGGCCTCGTCGAGTTGCTCGGCGATGTCCCAGCTGTCCTTCACCACCTTGCCGCCATGGCCGGCGTCGACCATGACCGGCACCGT is a window from the Alphaproteobacteria bacterium genome containing:
- a CDS encoding glutathione S-transferase family protein — protein: MATITLYDLDVTGGRRPSPFCWRAKFALAHKRLSWDEVPVGFTEKDKIAFAQARTVPVMVDAGHGGKVVKDSWDIAEQLDEAYTDGPALLGGERGKAFARFVAAWTNVTLHGALFPLVVADIHAAAHPADQAYFRESREKRLGTSLEAAQSAAREQRIPALRATLEPLRQQLRDQPFISGAAPAYPDYTVMGAFMWVRTVCAVPLLAGDDPLHGWIGRMLDLFNGMGRAHKTAA